A genomic segment from Canis lupus baileyi chromosome 13, mCanLup2.hap1, whole genome shotgun sequence encodes:
- the LOC140602943 gene encoding proline-rich protein 3-like, whose amino-acid sequence MPKRKKQNQQQPPPPQQPQLPERGETGDEEDGSPIGPPSLLGPPPMANGKPGDPKSAPNWNPPTCPPSVEWINKLLCVHAMGYYTAMKMNELLLQATWMNLTNTVLSERSQTEKNADSLHRGPPGSRGPMIPPLLSLPPPPRGRGPIRGGLGPRCGPYGRGWWGANTEPPFPGPGHGGPSRGGFHKEQRNPRRLKSWSLIKNTCPPKDGPQVMEDKSNRPVCRHFAKKGHCRYEDLCAFYHPGVNGPPL is encoded by the coding sequence ATGCCCAAACGAAAGAAGCAGAATCAGCAGCAGCCGCCGCCTCCGCAACAGCCCCAGCTGCCAGAGCGGGGGGAGACTGGAGACGAGGAGGATGGGAGTCCCATCGGACCACCTAGCCTTCTGGGCCCTCCCCCCATGGCCAATGGAAAGCCTGGTGATCCCAAGTCAGCCCCAAACTGGAATCCACCCACATGTCCACCatcagtagaatggataaataagttgttgtgtgtgcatgcaatGGGATACTACACTGCAATGAAAATGAACGAACTCCTGCTACAGGCaacctggatgaatctcacaaacacgGTGTTGAGCGAAAGGAGCCAGACAGAAAAGAATGCAGACTCTCTTCACAGAGGTCCTCCAGGATCAAGGGGACCAATGATTCCaccactgctgagcctcccacctcctcccaggggCAGAGGCCCAATCCGGGGAGGCCTGGGTCCCAGGTGCGGCCCATATGGTCGTGGCTGGTGGGGGGCCAATACTGAACCTCCTTTTCCTGGACCAGGCCATGGGGGTCCTTCCAGAGGAGGCTTTCACAAAGAGCAGAGAAATCCCCGAAGGCTCAAAAGTTGGTCTCTTATCAAAAATACCTGCCCACCCAAGGATGGCCCCCAAGTTATGGAAGACAAATCCAACCGCCCCGTCTGCCGACACTTTGCCAAAAAGGGCCACTGTCGATATGAGGACCTCTGTGCCTTCTACCACCCAGGCGTCAATGGACCTCCTCTGTGA